From the Glandiceps talaboti chromosome 12, keGlaTala1.1, whole genome shotgun sequence genome, one window contains:
- the LOC144443628 gene encoding substance-P receptor-like, with the protein MNTTNFTVVAVLKSFPVLWKFTDVTQLVIGIIGFIGNSGICIVVPSIKFLRTKSNYFIASLAFADCLASVSTIIKIVVIRYPIPSNVMRSLYCKFILSDFLFWTTVTSSVLHLLVITIERYFAIVYPFRYQLHFTTPKAFVLIVISWLIAFLANTFAPIIYEFVGDSCVMVWPSLAYMQFSGVAIFLTTYFVPILLTCYAYNAMFKQINVVNATSQIPVDVEKVRARRNLLKMLSVVVAAFFICWTPNQWIFFAANCGAPIDFESWYYEGSALFAITNSCINPFIYAFRSRQFRRGFRVLLCRVSAVDVAGST; encoded by the coding sequence ATGAACACCACAAATTTCACCGTAGTTGCAGTTTTGAAGTCATTTCCAGTGTTGTGGAAGTTCACAGATGTTACACAGCTTGTCATAGGGATAATTGGTTTCATTGGAAACTCAGGTATCTGTATCGTCGTACCAAGCATTAAGTTTCTTCGAACGAAGTCGAACTACTTCATCGCCAGCCTAGCTTTTGCCGACTGTTTAGCATCAGTCTCTACCATCATCAAGATTGTTGTTATACGATACCCTATCCCGTCAAATGTAATGCGTTCTCTTTACTGCAAGTTCATCTTGTCTGACTTCCTTTTCTGGACAACGGTAACATCATCTGTACTCCATCTTCTTGTCATCACCATTGAGCGTTATTTTGCAATCGTATATCCGTTTAGGTACCAATTACACTTTACAACACCTAAGGCATTTGTTCTTATCGTGATTTCGTGGTTGATAGCTTTCCTTGCCAATACATTCGCTCCCATTATCTACGAGTTCGTTGGCGACTCTTGTGTTATGGTGTGGCCCAGCCTGGCGTACATGCAATTCAGTGGTGTGGCAATATTTCTAACCACTTACTTTGTACCCATTTTATTAACATGTTATGCTTACAACGCCATGTTCAAACAAATCAACGTTGTAAATGCCACTTCTCAAATACCCGTCGATGTGGAAAAAGTTCGAGCACGTCGTAACCTTCTGAAGATGTTGAGTGTGGTTGTCGCTGCCTTCTTCATCTGCTGGACTCCAAATCAGTGGATCTTTTTCGCCGCCAATTGTGGTGCACCTATTGATTTCGAATCCTGGTACTACGAAGGTTCTGCTCTGTTCGCCATAACTAATTCATGCATCAATCCATTTATCTACGCCTTCAGAAGTCGTCAGTTTCGGAGAGGCTTTCGGGTTCTTCTTTGCCGTGTATCCGCAGTAGATGTAGCAGGCAGTACATAA